The stretch of DNA CCCGCTGCGTTGGCAACAAAGTTTCGCCCGGCATCTCGGCTGGTCGCCGGAACACCTCACTGCTCCCACAGCCAACGCCGACCAACCCGATACCTTCTTCGAAGCGCTGCCGCTGACCGCCTATAATGCATTGACTCCCGTCGAAGCGGCCGCTGCCCAGCGACTCGTGGCCAATGCGCACAATTGCCCCGGCGGAGAGCGGATCAATGCCGTCATGTGGGCCGCCTCGGGTTCCGAAGCAATTCAAAAAGCACTCTGGGCCTGCCTGCACCGCGATGAAAACCGCGATCTCATCATCGCCACCCGCTACGGCTTCCACGGCAAAAAAGGTCTGGCCGGAGCGGTCACCGGTTGCGAATCCGACGCCGACCGCGATCCCCGCGTGAAGTTCATCAGCTTTCCCATGCACGAAATCGACGACGTCAGCAAATACGGCGACGACATCGAACTCGACACCTACCGCGATGAGCTGGAAGCGCTCTGGAATGAGTACGGCACACGGCTAAATTGCTTGGTCACCGAGCCTTACTTGGGAGGCGGCGGCAGCTACCATCCCCCCGCGGCCTATCACCATCTGTTGGAAGAATTCTGCCGCGCACACGACATTCTGTTGATCTTCGACGAAGTCCAAGCCAACTTCGGCCGCACCAAGTGCATGTACGCCTTCGAAGCCTACGGCATCGAGCCGGACTTGGTTGCCCTCGGCAAAGGGCTGGGCAACGGCGTACCGGTCGCCGCTGTCGTCGGCCGCCGGGATGTGATGGACAGCTTGCACTACGGCGAAGCCTCGGACACCTGGAGCGCCAACCCACTATCCTGTGCAGCTGTATTGGCGACGCTGGATGAATTTGAAAACGCCGGCGTCTTGGAACATGCCGGTGGAATCTCCAAAATCATGTTCGCCGAACTCGCCAAGCTCAAAGAGACCCCCGTGATCGCCAAAGTCCGCGGCGAAGGGATGGTATTCGGCATCGAATGCGCCGCCGTCGGAGACTTAACCGCCGAGCAAGTCGCCAACGCCATCGTCGAAGCCGCCTATGTAGGAGACGGTGGCGACGGCATCCACCTATTAGGCCCACTAGCCGGCAAAGTCATCCGCATCAGCCCGCCACTGACCATCAGCGAGGCCGAAGCAACCACATCGCTGCGGCTGTTGCAAGACATCTGCGCCCAAGTCGCCGAACGACTACAAGGCGTCGCAGCAAACTAATCACGCCAGCGTAGGGTGAGTCGCGACGCACCTTACGATGCAGGACGAGTGATCCGCCCACCAATTCCGGCAAAGCACACGTGATCCCCCTGGTAGTCCTGGTTCCCAAACTCCGTTTGGGAACCCGATTTCTCGAAGCTCTGCTTCGAGTGATCAGGGCAATGGCAACCGTACTGTCATTTCAACCAGCGAAACGGAGCTTGGGAACGAGTTAAAACGAGTGTTCACGTAACTCGCTGTTTGACGACGTATCGGCCATTCGCTTTGAAGATCTCGACCCAAGGTTCTGAGTCGAGAAACGTGCATGCGATCAATTCAGCGTCGGCGAATTCATACCAATCTCCATCAGGCCATGGAATGTGCCAACCACCTGAAACTAACGAGATACCCGGTCGATACAATGGGCATTTGGTTCGCCAATAGCGATCGTATTCGACGGGGATTGAATCAGGGAAATTGTCATTGAACGGCTCATCCCGTGGCCATTCGTAGTGC from Symmachiella dynata encodes:
- a CDS encoding aspartate aminotransferase family protein → MTTSIQFPGEEHSNENRATVDAYQPAALKTFTPSQAVLAKSAGCFHWTPEGRRLYDYSSGVLVSNLGHNPLRWQQSFARHLGWSPEHLTAPTANADQPDTFFEALPLTAYNALTPVEAAAAQRLVANAHNCPGGERINAVMWAASGSEAIQKALWACLHRDENRDLIIATRYGFHGKKGLAGAVTGCESDADRDPRVKFISFPMHEIDDVSKYGDDIELDTYRDELEALWNEYGTRLNCLVTEPYLGGGGSYHPPAAYHHLLEEFCRAHDILLIFDEVQANFGRTKCMYAFEAYGIEPDLVALGKGLGNGVPVAAVVGRRDVMDSLHYGEASDTWSANPLSCAAVLATLDEFENAGVLEHAGGISKIMFAELAKLKETPVIAKVRGEGMVFGIECAAVGDLTAEQVANAIVEAAYVGDGGDGIHLLGPLAGKVIRISPPLTISEAEATTSLRLLQDICAQVAERLQGVAAN